Genomic window (Acidobacteriota bacterium):
GCGGCCGATGAAGGCGGCCTGAACGGAGATCACGCGCTCGCGGTCATCGCGCTCAATGGAGACCGGGCCTTCCGTCCGCCGCTTGGTAATCAAGCTGCCGATGGGCACGGTGCCGCCGAGCGGCGTGCTCATGGGGATCAGGTCCACGCTTTCGAGCGCGGTGCGATCGCCTTCCTGCAGGCGCACCACGATGTTGTACTCATGCCCTCCCTCGCGATAGAGGCCCGCCTGGCGACCCGCCACGGCCGTCTCCAGCACTTCGCCGAGGGCGCTGACGTTCAATCCGAACAGCGCAGCCTTCACGCGGTCGGGACGGATCAGCATCTCCGGCATTCCCTCTGACCTGCTCACGCGAACCGTGGTGATGCCCTGCACTTTTTGGACTTCCTCTTGCACCCGGCGCGCCAAGTCATTGGAACTGTCGATGTCAAAACCGCGAATCGAGACCGAGGCGCGTTCACCACCCTGCCCGCCGCCGCCCATGCCCGGCATCATCATGCCGCCCGACGAGTTGGAGCGGACCCGCACGCCCGGCTCCACGTTCAGAGCATCGTTCAGAACTGCGGCGATCTCCTGCGAAGAGCGCTGGCGCAGTTCGCGATCGACAAGGCGGACTTGAATCTGGGCTCCGTGCGCGCCGCCACCGCCACCGGGGCCGAATCCTCCACCACCCCCGCCGATCTGGACCACCAGGTTCTGCAACTCAGGCACTTCGCGGCGCACAATCGCTTCCATGCGCTGGACAACCTCGTCGGTAGAGGCGAGGTTGGTGCCCGTGGCCAATTCCAAATTGACGTTCACCTGTCCCTCGTCGGTCTGCGGCGAAAGCTCCACGCCGATATAAGGGACGAAAAAGACAGTGACCACGATGCTGGCCAGCGCGCCAAAGATCACCGTCTTGCGGTGCCTCAAGGCCCAGCCCAGTACACTCTGGTAGCGCGCATCCAGCGCTTCCAGCGCGCCGCCGACGGTCTCCGCCAGCCGGTGCAATACGGGATGCGTCTCCGCCGAGGGCGTTTCGGTGCGCAGATACTTTGAGCACAGCACGGGGATCAGCGTCAGCGCAACGATCAGCGAGCAGAACAGCGCGAAGGCTACGGTGTAGGCGAGCTGCGAGAAGATCACGCTGGTGATGCCGCTCATAAAGGCGATGGGCACGAAGACAATGATGGTGGTCAGCGTCGCGGCGATGATGGCGGTGGAGACCTCTTCCGTCCCGGAGATGGCGGCTTCGACGCGCGACTTGCCCGCCTCGCGATGCCTGAAGACGTTTTCCAGCACCACGATGGCGTCATCCACCAGGCGGCCTACCCCCAGCGCGAGACCGCCCAGCGTCACCGTGTTCAGCGTGAAGCCGGAGAAATAGAGCAGCGCGAAGGTGGCAATCAGCGAAATGGGAATCGACAGCGAGACGATCAGCGTGCTGCGAATATTGTGCAGGAACAACAGCAATATCAAAATTGCCAGCGATCCGCCGATGAGCGCATGTTCTTTTACCGTGGAGATGGAACGTTCGATGAAACGCGACGAATCATTCAACGTCTCCACGCGAATCTGCGGGAAGTCCCGATTGATGCGCTCGGCTTCGGCGCGAATTCCGCGAGCCACCTCCACGGTGTTGGCGCCGGACTGCTTCTGGACGTTGACGCGCACTCCGGGTTTGCCGTTAACGCGCACCAGTTGCTGCAAATCCTCGGTGCCATCGTCCACGACGGCCACGTCGCGCAGATAGACGGGCACCCCGCCGCGGATGGTCAGAACCGAATTACGGATCTGGCCGAGGTCCTGGAACTGGCCCTGCGTGCGCAGCGTCAGATCAAAGCGGCCTTCCTCGACATTGCCCGCCGGTCGATTGGAATTTTCCGCGCGAATCAGGTTGACCACTTGATTAACAGAAATGTTCAGCGCGCGCAGCTTTTCGAGCGCGAGATTCACGTGAATCTCGCGGCGTAAACCGCCCTGCACCTGTATCTGCCCAACGCCCGGAACGCGCTCCAGCCGGTATTGAATCTGGTCCTCGGTGAACTGGCGTAGTTCCCGCGGGTCCATGTCGCCGGAGACGGCGAGGAAGATAATCGGGAACTGATTGCTGTCGAACTTCAGTACCTGCGGCGCATCCACACCGTCGGGAAGCTGGTTGCGGACACGATCAAGGCGGGTGCGAATCTCGTTGGCGGCCTCGTCGAGATTGGTTCCCCAGGCAAAGCCCACGTTGACGCGACTATTGCTGTCGTTGGAATTGGAGGTTACTTCCTCGACGCCGGGCGCCGAGCCCACGGCGTTCTCAATGCGCCGCGTGATCAGTTGCTCGACCTCTTCCGGCGCCGCGCCTTCGTAGCGGGTGTTGACCGAGATGCGCGGCATCTCGATATCGGGCATCAAATCAATGGGCAGGTTGACGAAGGAGATTCCGCCGAGCAGGATGGCCACGGCGCAGGCGATATACACCGAGACGGAACGTCGGATGGCTAGCTCGGGAAGACTCATGATCGCGCTCCCGGACGAGTGCTGCGTGCTGGGTTGCCTTCGCGAACGCCCGCTCCTGGCCGGGCGGTGGTCTCATCATTTACCACTGGTTCGTCCGCCCCGGACTGCACTTCCACGGGTGCCCCGTCCTGTAAACCTTGCGTGCCCCGGGTAATAATCTTCAACCCCAAGGTCAATCCGGAAATGACCTCCACACCGTTGTCCGTGGTGATGCCCGTTTCAATGGGCCGGAAACGCGCACGGCCATCTTCCAGTACATTCACTCCGGGCTGGTCCCCGCGCATGACGATCGCCTCGCGCGGAATCAGCAGCGCGGTACGATTCCCGCCCATCTCCATCTGGATGCGCGCGGACATCTCGGCCTTCAATTGGCCATCTGGATTGGGAATCTCCACCTGCACGGAGCCGCTGCGCGTGGCCGGATCGAGGATGGGCGAGATGCGCGCCACGCGGCCCTCGATGGTGCGGCCCTGCAAGGCGTCCATGGATACCAACGCGCGGTTGCCCACGCGCAGCCCGGTGAGATGTTCCTCGGGAACACGCACTTCAGTAACCATTGACGAAAGCCGTAAGACGCCGACGATGGGATTATTGGGATTGACCAGCGCACCGGGAGAAACGTGCCGAGTGGCGACCCAGCCCGTTAGCGGAGAGAGCACCTGAGTCTGCTGACGACGAATGCGCAGCTCGTTGAGGTCGGCCTGCGCCTGGCGAATCTGCGCATCGGCCAGCGTTACCTGAGTTTGCACCACGCGCGCGCGCGTCTGAGTGGTCTCCATCGACTGGCGCGAGAGCAGTCCTTCGGTTTGCAACTGCTGCGCGCGCCGATCATCAGCCTGCGCGTTCTCCAACTCGGCCAGGCGCTGCGCCCTGGTGGCCTCTGCTACAGCAAGCGTCGCTTCGGCCCGCAGCACCTGTTGGGCCAACTCGTCTCCTTCCAGTTCCGCGATCAACTGACCCTCGCGCACCGGGTCGCCCACATCGACAAGGACACGTTGCACCTTGCCGGTAATCTTGGGAACCACCTCCACCGACTCCTTGGCTTTCAGCGAACCAGTGAGGGATATTTGCTCACGAATGGAACCCTCAGTGACTACCGCAGTGTCGACCAGCGTGGGCCGGCTCATGAATCCACGGTTGCCACCCTGGCCGCCTTGGCCCATTCCCTGTCCGCCTCCACCATTTCCGTCGCGTCCTGAAGATCCAGCATCGCTTGGCGGACTGCCGTTAGGCGGATGCGCCTGCACAGCGGTCAGATCGCGCTTAATGAAATAGCGCACGGAAAATACGCTGACCACCGGCACCACCACCAGCGCGAATATCAACAATAACTTTGCTCGTTTACTCATTTCCTGCAATTCCGCCTTCGCGTTTTTCACGCCGATACGAATGGCTATACGTTGTAATGAATTAAGGGATTTCCCCGAACTTTCAGAATACCAGACTCTTGCATTCATTAGACGGGCTTCCCCCCTGATAAGGTTGCCGCAAAAACCTGCTTGAATCGGGCACAGAGACTGTGCGATTGTATTTGTCCGGCCCTGCGCACCCGTGTTCGTGTAGGATTGCCAGTCCGCAGGCTTAGTGAACCCGGAAATTAAGTGATGGGACCTCCAAGTTCATATCTATGAGAGATGCCGTGTTGCTGTTTCCCGAGCTCGAGCGCAAGACGCCTGAACCACGTTCCACCGGCGTATGCCCGTCGCAGAAAATCGAGGAGTTCATCGCTTCGGAGATGATCCGGTCTGCGCAGCCCATCGTCCCCAAGCAGATTCAGCCGGCCAGTTTAGACCTGCGTCTGGGCCCAGTCGCTTACCGCGTGCAGGCCAGCTTCCTGCCTGGAAAGAATTCCACGGTCGCGGAAAAGATCCGCACGTTGGGCATGGGCGAGATTGACCTGACTCGCGGCGCGGTCTTCGAGAAGCGCTGCGTCTATATCGTCACGCTCATGGAGGAATGGTTTCTGCCGGAGGATTGTGCAGGCAAGACCAATCCCAAAAGCACTACCGGGCGGCTCGATATCTTTACACGATTAATAACGGATTATGGAACAGAGTTCGAGCGCGTGCCTCCCGGCTATCGCGGCAAGCTCTACGCGGAGGTGGTTCCGCGCACCTTCAGCGTGCGCTTGCAGGCTGGCATGAGTTTGAACCAGGTGAGATTTATTCGCGGCAATCCGGCGCCTCTCACAAAGGACTTCGAGTTGGGTAAGCTGCATGAGGAAGACCCGCTGGCCTTCACGCCAGATAATCTTCCCGCGGACTCGCCGCGGCTGATTTCCATTGACCTTGCCGGGTTTGGGCCGGAACCGCAGGGCAAGGACGCTATCGTCGGATACAAAGCCAAGGACCACGCGCCGCTGGTGGATCTTTCACTCGTCGATCACTACAATCCGTCCGAGTTTTGGGAGCCCATCCACGCAACGCCGCGAATCATCCTGAACCCGGATGACTTCTACATTCTGGTGTCCAAGGAAAAAGTGCGGGTGCCGCCGGAGCTGGCGGCGGAGATGGTGGCGTTCGATCCGTCGATGGGCGAGTTCCGCATCCATTACGCGGGATTCTTCGATCCCGGATTCGGACACGACCTCCACGAAGGCCGCGGCACACGAGCGGTATTAGAAGTTCGCTCACACGAAGTTCCCTTCGTGCTGGATGACGGGCAGGTCGTCGCGCGACTCGAATACGAACGCCTCACCGAGACTCCGTACAAAATCTACGGGCCCAAGATCGGCTCGTCCTACCAGTCCCAGGGCCTCTCTCTCAGCAAACAATTCAAGCGCTGGTAAGCCCACGCGATTCTCTGAAACCCTATTTTTTCTTGTCGGAGTTCAGCACGCCGGCTTTGGCGAAGTCGGTGGTGGCAACTTCAACGAAAGCAATCGTCACGTTGTCCGGTTGCGTGCCCATCTCCTGAACGATGGTTTCCGTGATGCGCTCAGCGACCTTGCGCTTCTGGTCCGTCGTGCGACCCGTGAGCATAGTGATCTGAATGTGTGGCATTAACTTCCTCCAAGAA
Coding sequences:
- a CDS encoding efflux RND transporter permease subunit, producing MSLPELAIRRSVSVYIACAVAILLGGISFVNLPIDLMPDIEMPRISVNTRYEGAAPEEVEQLITRRIENAVGSAPGVEEVTSNSNDSNSRVNVGFAWGTNLDEAANEIRTRLDRVRNQLPDGVDAPQVLKFDSNQFPIIFLAVSGDMDPRELRQFTEDQIQYRLERVPGVGQIQVQGGLRREIHVNLALEKLRALNISVNQVVNLIRAENSNRPAGNVEEGRFDLTLRTQGQFQDLGQIRNSVLTIRGGVPVYLRDVAVVDDGTEDLQQLVRVNGKPGVRVNVQKQSGANTVEVARGIRAEAERINRDFPQIRVETLNDSSRFIERSISTVKEHALIGGSLAILILLLFLHNIRSTLIVSLSIPISLIATFALLYFSGFTLNTVTLGGLALGVGRLVDDAIVVLENVFRHREAGKSRVEAAISGTEEVSTAIIAATLTTIIVFVPIAFMSGITSVIFSQLAYTVAFALFCSLIVALTLIPVLCSKYLRTETPSAETHPVLHRLAETVGGALEALDARYQSVLGWALRHRKTVIFGALASIVVTVFFVPYIGVELSPQTDEGQVNVNLELATGTNLASTDEVVQRMEAIVRREVPELQNLVVQIGGGGGGFGPGGGGGAHGAQIQVRLVDRELRQRSSQEIAAVLNDALNVEPGVRVRSNSSGGMMMPGMGGGGQGGERASVSIRGFDIDSSNDLARRVQEEVQKVQGITTVRVSRSEGMPEMLIRPDRVKAALFGLNVSALGEVLETAVAGRQAGLYREGGHEYNIVVRLQEGDRTALESVDLIPMSTPLGGTVPIGSLITKRRTEGPVSIERDDRERVISVQAAFIGRDLGSVMRDIQARVDPLKAQLPSGYAILYGGEYEEQQKSFRQLVFALLLAIILVYMVMAAQYESWRDPLIILFSIPLAAVGVAVTLLITGTTFSIQAFLGVIMLAGIAVSNAILLVDYSNVLRRRDGLSVFDAVTKAGRTRLRPILMTTSATILGLLPMAFGIGEGGEVQAPMARVVIGGLLTSTAITLLFVPTLYAIAEERLERRHARSGLAMRPGSESVSPAHGD
- a CDS encoding efflux RND transporter periplasmic adaptor subunit → MNARVWYSESSGKSLNSLQRIAIRIGVKNAKAELQEMSKRAKLLLIFALVVVPVVSVFSVRYFIKRDLTAVQAHPPNGSPPSDAGSSGRDGNGGGGQGMGQGGQGGNRGFMSRPTLVDTAVVTEGSIREQISLTGSLKAKESVEVVPKITGKVQRVLVDVGDPVREGQLIAELEGDELAQQVLRAEATLAVAEATRAQRLAELENAQADDRRAQQLQTEGLLSRQSMETTQTRARVVQTQVTLADAQIRQAQADLNELRIRRQQTQVLSPLTGWVATRHVSPGALVNPNNPIVGVLRLSSMVTEVRVPEEHLTGLRVGNRALVSMDALQGRTIEGRVARISPILDPATRSGSVQVEIPNPDGQLKAEMSARIQMEMGGNRTALLIPREAIVMRGDQPGVNVLEDGRARFRPIETGITTDNGVEVISGLTLGLKIITRGTQGLQDGAPVEVQSGADEPVVNDETTARPGAGVREGNPARSTRPGARS
- a CDS encoding 2'-deoxycytidine 5'-triphosphate deaminase, translated to MRDAVLLFPELERKTPEPRSTGVCPSQKIEEFIASEMIRSAQPIVPKQIQPASLDLRLGPVAYRVQASFLPGKNSTVAEKIRTLGMGEIDLTRGAVFEKRCVYIVTLMEEWFLPEDCAGKTNPKSTTGRLDIFTRLITDYGTEFERVPPGYRGKLYAEVVPRTFSVRLQAGMSLNQVRFIRGNPAPLTKDFELGKLHEEDPLAFTPDNLPADSPRLISIDLAGFGPEPQGKDAIVGYKAKDHAPLVDLSLVDHYNPSEFWEPIHATPRIILNPDDFYILVSKEKVRVPPELAAEMVAFDPSMGEFRIHYAGFFDPGFGHDLHEGRGTRAVLEVRSHEVPFVLDDGQVVARLEYERLTETPYKIYGPKIGSSYQSQGLSLSKQFKRW
- a CDS encoding 4-oxalocrotonate tautomerase, whose translation is MPHIQITMLTGRTTDQKRKVAERITETIVQEMGTQPDNVTIAFVEVATTDFAKAGVLNSDKKK